One Phycisphaerales bacterium genomic window carries:
- a CDS encoding anthranilate synthase component I family protein, giving the protein MRSAWGRRGYERAVERAVELIHAGDMYQVNLTHALVGRFEGSPRALFVDLARTSMPAFGCYLELPPLCDGHRRAVLSLSPELLLRYDAATRTLTTEPMKGTRPATDPGLADLRDAQKDQAELAMIVDLMRNDLGRVSTIGSVRVDEPRMIERHGPTHGGVWQASARVSGRLRDELSLDDALRAVLPAGSITGAPKVRAMQVIHEMEPSPRGPYCGAIGTIDEHGNAELAVGIRTAVVVGDELRYSVGAGIVAQSEPHAEWAETLAKAGPLRAIGATIEDDAS; this is encoded by the coding sequence ATGCGAAGCGCGTGGGGTCGTCGTGGATACGAGCGCGCGGTGGAGCGCGCGGTCGAGCTCATCCATGCGGGCGACATGTATCAGGTAAACCTGACGCATGCGCTGGTGGGCCGATTCGAGGGCAGCCCCCGCGCGTTGTTCGTCGACCTGGCTCGCACATCCATGCCGGCCTTTGGCTGTTACCTCGAATTACCTCCCTTGTGCGATGGGCATCGCCGGGCGGTGCTGAGCCTCAGCCCGGAATTGCTCCTGCGCTACGACGCCGCCACGCGCACGCTGACGACCGAGCCCATGAAGGGCACGCGGCCGGCGACCGACCCCGGGCTTGCCGATCTCCGCGATGCCCAGAAGGACCAGGCCGAGCTTGCCATGATCGTCGACCTGATGCGTAATGACCTGGGCCGCGTCAGCACCATCGGCAGCGTGCGCGTCGACGAGCCACGCATGATCGAGCGGCACGGACCGACGCACGGCGGCGTGTGGCAGGCAAGCGCACGCGTCAGCGGCCGATTGCGGGACGAACTGTCGCTCGACGACGCATTGCGTGCCGTACTGCCCGCCGGCTCGATCACCGGCGCCCCCAAGGTCCGCGCGATGCAGGTGATCCATGAAATGGAGCCCTCGCCGCGCGGGCCGTACTGCGGCGCCATCGGCACGATCGACGAGCATGGTAACGCCGAACTGGCCGTGGGCATCCGCACGGCCGTGGTCGTGGGTGACGAGCTTCGCTACTCGGTGGGCGCGGGCATCGTCGCGCAGAGCGAGCCACATGCCGAATGGGCCGAAACGCTGGCCAAGGCCG
- the ppdK gene encoding pyruvate, phosphate dikinase, which produces MAPPAKTSKRHAAKTTKKAPTVKKTRPNVGGRPRDAKMVYYFGKTKAEATSDMKQLVGGKGANLSEMTSIGLPVPPGFTITTETCAKYYEGGKRLPHGLMNEVHQNMSLVSKEMGREFGNKDNPLLVSVRSGAAVSMPGMMDTILNLGLNDEAVEGLANVTGNRRFAYDAYRRLINMFGDVVMGVGHEVFEKAFDKIKIKYEARTDNDVPEKGIVELAEAYKTVYRKAVGDEFPQNPSKQLELAIEAVFKSWNADRAISYRRLSGITGLTGTAVNIQAMVYGNMGDDSGTGVAFTRNPSTGENKFYGEFLINAQGEDVVAGIRTPQPVEEMPKWNGKVYDQLIKIKGTLEEHYKDMQDIEFTIEGGKLFMLQTRTGKRTGAAAVRIACDMVRERLITEEEAILRIPAADLIQLLLPSFDEGAKPKGSVLTRGLPASPGAAVGKPAFTAEEAVERTHAGEAVILVRKETSPEDVDGMHSAVGILTSTGGMTSHAAVVARGWGKCCVAGAGEVMIDAKKGAFTVGDKTFKRTDTISIDGTTGEIMRGAIPTVEPKLSGDFAKIMRWADKYRTLQVRTNADTPEDSRRARDFGAQGIGLCRTEHMFFEGERIMAMREMILAEHKEDRERALAKLLPYQRDDFIGIFTAMKGLPVTIRLLDPPLHEFLPHEPGTIKEVAKALGVPAKKVEQRVSQLHESNPMLGHRGCRLAVTYPEILVMQVRAIVEAMINCQHNKIKAMPEIMIPLVGVAKELGVLRKLVEQTIHDVRAENDIKSALNIKIGTMIEVPRAAITADKIAEFADFFSFGTNDLTQMTFGYSRDDSATFLPEYVGQEILPADPFQQLDPDGVGELVKMAIEKGRDANDQIKIGVCGEHGGDPTSVHFCHAAGLDYVSCSPFRVPIARLAAAQAALMHGTK; this is translated from the coding sequence ATGGCACCACCCGCAAAGACCTCCAAGCGTCACGCCGCCAAGACCACCAAGAAGGCCCCCACGGTCAAGAAGACCAGGCCCAACGTCGGCGGCAGGCCCCGCGATGCCAAGATGGTGTACTACTTCGGCAAGACCAAGGCCGAAGCCACCAGCGACATGAAGCAACTGGTGGGCGGCAAGGGCGCCAACCTCTCGGAGATGACCTCCATCGGCCTGCCCGTGCCCCCGGGCTTCACCATCACCACCGAGACCTGCGCCAAGTACTACGAGGGCGGCAAGCGCCTGCCCCACGGCCTCATGAACGAGGTCCACCAGAACATGTCGCTGGTCTCCAAGGAGATGGGCCGCGAGTTCGGCAACAAGGACAACCCGCTGCTGGTCTCGGTGCGCTCGGGCGCGGCCGTCAGCATGCCGGGCATGATGGACACCATCCTCAACCTGGGCCTCAACGACGAAGCCGTCGAGGGCCTGGCCAACGTCACCGGCAACCGGCGCTTTGCGTACGACGCGTATCGCCGCCTGATCAACATGTTCGGCGACGTGGTCATGGGCGTGGGCCACGAGGTCTTCGAGAAGGCCTTCGACAAGATCAAGATCAAGTACGAAGCGCGCACCGACAACGACGTGCCCGAGAAGGGCATCGTCGAACTGGCCGAGGCGTACAAGACCGTGTACCGCAAGGCCGTCGGCGACGAGTTCCCTCAGAACCCGAGCAAGCAGCTCGAGCTGGCCATCGAGGCCGTCTTCAAGAGCTGGAACGCCGACCGCGCCATCAGCTATCGCCGCCTGAGCGGCATCACGGGCCTGACCGGCACGGCCGTCAACATCCAGGCCATGGTGTACGGCAACATGGGCGACGACTCGGGCACGGGCGTGGCCTTCACGCGCAACCCCAGCACGGGCGAGAACAAGTTCTACGGCGAGTTCCTCATCAACGCCCAGGGCGAGGACGTGGTCGCGGGCATCCGCACGCCCCAGCCCGTCGAGGAAATGCCCAAGTGGAATGGCAAGGTCTACGACCAGCTCATCAAGATCAAGGGCACGCTCGAAGAGCACTACAAGGACATGCAGGACATCGAGTTCACCATCGAGGGTGGCAAGCTGTTCATGCTCCAGACGCGCACCGGCAAGCGCACCGGCGCCGCGGCCGTCCGCATCGCCTGCGACATGGTGCGCGAGCGCCTGATCACCGAAGAAGAGGCCATCCTTCGCATCCCCGCGGCCGACCTGATCCAACTCCTGCTGCCCAGCTTCGACGAGGGCGCCAAGCCCAAGGGCTCGGTGCTGACCCGCGGCCTGCCTGCCTCGCCCGGCGCGGCGGTCGGTAAGCCAGCGTTCACCGCCGAGGAAGCCGTCGAGCGCACCCACGCGGGCGAAGCGGTCATCCTCGTCCGCAAGGAGACCAGCCCCGAGGACGTCGACGGCATGCACTCGGCCGTGGGCATCCTCACCAGCACCGGCGGCATGACCAGCCACGCGGCGGTGGTCGCCCGTGGCTGGGGCAAGTGCTGCGTGGCGGGCGCGGGCGAAGTCATGATCGACGCCAAGAAGGGTGCCTTCACCGTCGGCGACAAGACCTTCAAGCGCACCGACACGATCTCCATCGACGGCACGACCGGCGAGATCATGCGCGGCGCCATCCCCACCGTCGAGCCCAAGCTGAGCGGCGACTTCGCCAAGATCATGCGATGGGCCGACAAGTACCGCACCCTCCAGGTGCGCACCAATGCCGACACGCCCGAGGATTCCCGTCGCGCCCGCGACTTCGGCGCCCAGGGCATCGGCCTGTGCCGCACCGAACACATGTTCTTCGAGGGCGAGCGCATCATGGCGATGCGCGAGATGATCCTCGCCGAGCACAAGGAAGACCGCGAGCGCGCCCTGGCCAAGCTGCTGCCCTACCAGCGCGACGACTTCATCGGCATCTTCACCGCCATGAAGGGCCTGCCGGTCACCATCCGCCTGCTGGATCCGCCGCTGCACGAGTTCCTGCCCCACGAGCCGGGCACGATCAAGGAAGTCGCCAAGGCCCTGGGCGTGCCGGCCAAGAAGGTCGAGCAACGCGTCTCGCAGCTGCACGAGAGCAACCCGATGCTGGGCCACCGCGGCTGCCGCCTTGCGGTCACGTATCCCGAAATCCTGGTCATGCAGGTGCGGGCCATCGTCGAGGCCATGATCAACTGCCAGCACAACAAGATCAAGGCCATGCCCGAGATCATGATCCCGCTGGTGGGCGTCGCCAAGGAACTGGGCGTGCTGCGCAAGCTCGTCGAGCAGACCATCCACGACGTACGGGCCGAGAACGACATCAAGAGCGCCCTCAACATCAAGATCGGCACCATGATCGAGGTGCCCCGCGCCGCCATCACCGCCGACAAGATCGCCGAGTTCGCCGACTTCTTCAGCTTCGGCACCAACGACCTCACCCAGATGACCTTTGGCTACAGCCGCGACGATTCGGCCACCTTCCTGCCCGAGTACGTGGGCCAGGAGATCCTGCCGGCCGATCCGTTCCAGCAGCTCGATCCTGACGGCGTGGGCGAACTGGTCAAGATGGCCATCGAGAAGGGTCGCGACGCCAACGATCAGATCAAGATCGGCGTCTGCGGCGAGCACGGCGGCGACCCTACTAGCGTGCACTTCTGCCACGCCGCCGGCCTTGACTACGTGAGTTGCTCGCCCTTCCGTGTGCCCATCGCTCGCTTGGCCGCCGCCCAGGCCGCGCTGATGCATGGCACCAAGTAA
- a CDS encoding redoxin domain-containing protein: MLGRTGQFVPASRWVLGAGVMAATVCMVSPAMAQEGEVARQRLEESRDAIGKLKTLQYVGTVESEGPLLGMIEALDSIVWMEKVGEGEAAEWNHRRQGSTKVRNPATGETETVEFDVVRDGPNVTYIAHDLRTVYERYHRAARHRSITVAQTGWIGEFADAKPFERELTLPEVTLTLDIGGDTVEGDVCDVVEVAYGDQRQVVRWSISQETDLPRRKHTRLGADNMQTYTITNIAIDQELPEDIFTIERPEGYAINTTVRRGTQGVTSGAPKPSYPSAKPFTVTIAEGPGKGEEVSLQDLEGNVVVLDFWTGWSSTSKDSRGAIQEIAEQFADEPVKVLSMTWRERGRVKAGIDAWKASDATYPLVTEADAVALDYAVSSFPTVFVVTKDGKLVFTMSEYNEETFKSSIAEAVQKALDGEFEGGMTTTTTMQQGNQSGGNQSTEQGGNQSGNQGGNKPSGNQGGNQGGGNRPK; encoded by the coding sequence ATGCTCGGTCGCACAGGTCAGTTTGTCCCGGCAAGTCGCTGGGTGTTGGGCGCCGGCGTGATGGCGGCGACGGTCTGCATGGTTTCGCCGGCGATGGCCCAGGAGGGCGAGGTCGCCCGCCAGCGGCTGGAAGAATCGCGCGATGCCATCGGCAAGCTCAAGACGCTGCAGTACGTTGGCACGGTCGAGAGCGAGGGCCCGCTGCTGGGCATGATCGAAGCCCTGGATAGCATCGTCTGGATGGAGAAGGTCGGCGAGGGTGAGGCCGCCGAGTGGAACCACCGCCGTCAGGGCTCCACCAAGGTGCGCAATCCCGCCACCGGCGAGACCGAGACGGTCGAATTCGACGTGGTCCGCGATGGCCCGAACGTCACCTACATCGCCCACGACCTGCGCACCGTCTACGAGCGATACCACCGTGCCGCTCGGCACCGCAGCATCACCGTTGCGCAGACCGGCTGGATCGGCGAGTTTGCTGACGCCAAGCCCTTCGAGCGCGAGTTGACCCTGCCCGAAGTGACGCTGACGCTCGACATCGGCGGAGACACCGTCGAGGGCGACGTGTGCGACGTGGTCGAAGTGGCCTATGGCGATCAGCGGCAAGTCGTCCGCTGGTCGATCAGCCAGGAGACCGACCTGCCGCGCCGCAAGCACACGCGGCTGGGCGCCGACAACATGCAGACCTACACGATCACGAACATCGCGATCGACCAGGAACTGCCCGAAGACATCTTCACGATCGAGCGGCCCGAGGGCTACGCGATCAACACGACCGTGCGTCGCGGCACGCAGGGCGTGACCTCGGGCGCGCCCAAGCCCAGCTATCCCTCGGCCAAGCCCTTCACGGTGACCATTGCCGAGGGACCGGGCAAGGGCGAGGAGGTCAGCCTGCAGGATCTCGAGGGCAACGTGGTGGTGCTCGACTTCTGGACGGGCTGGTCGAGCACGTCGAAGGACTCGCGCGGCGCCATCCAGGAGATCGCCGAGCAGTTCGCCGACGAGCCGGTGAAGGTGCTGAGCATGACCTGGCGCGAGCGCGGCCGCGTGAAGGCGGGCATCGACGCGTGGAAGGCCAGCGATGCGACGTATCCGCTGGTGACCGAGGCCGACGCGGTCGCGCTCGACTATGCGGTCAGCAGCTTCCCGACGGTGTTCGTCGTCACCAAGGACGGCAAGCTGGTCTTCACGATGTCCGAGTACAACGAAGAGACCTTCAAGAGCAGCATCGCCGAGGCCGTGCAGAAGGCGCTCGACGGCGAGTTCGAGGGCGGCATGACGACCACCACGACGATGCAGCAGGGCAACCAGTCCGGTGGCAACCAGTCCACCGAACAGGGTGGAAACCAAAGTGGCAACCAAGGTGGCAATAAGCCCAGCGGCAACCAGGGTGGAAACCAGGGCGGCGGCAACAGGCCCAAGTAA
- a CDS encoding phenylalanine 4-monooxygenase produces the protein MRGDIEYSTVIDSDEARLAQAAADKAPFQPSSEIDTSKFFITQNMDLYTQENHEVWRTLYHERMKTLDEQASTVFLEGMRAIGLPGDSVPEVAAINANLAQRTGWQSRPVPGYLPAKAFFACLANREFPTTITMRPKRLMHYLPEPDIFHDIFGHVPLHADDVFAEFLQTYGKAALHCEDPYHIERLGRLFWFTVEFGLIKEDGRTKLYGSGLISSLGESEHALHSKNVDRRPFDMDRVCETPFEIDHYQPILYVLDSFEQLRDGMNKYAERVMNARKSSAA, from the coding sequence ATGCGAGGGGACATCGAGTACAGCACCGTGATCGACAGCGACGAGGCCCGCCTCGCCCAGGCCGCCGCCGACAAGGCGCCCTTCCAGCCCTCCAGCGAGATCGACACCTCCAAGTTCTTCATCACCCAGAACATGGACCTGTACACCCAGGAGAACCATGAGGTCTGGCGAACCCTCTACCACGAGCGGATGAAGACCCTCGACGAGCAGGCCTCCACCGTCTTCCTCGAGGGCATGCGCGCCATCGGCCTGCCCGGCGACAGCGTGCCCGAGGTCGCCGCCATCAACGCCAACCTCGCCCAGCGCACCGGCTGGCAGAGCCGGCCCGTTCCCGGATACCTGCCCGCCAAGGCCTTCTTTGCCTGCCTGGCCAACCGCGAGTTCCCCACCACCATCACCATGCGGCCCAAGCGCCTCATGCACTACCTGCCCGAGCCGGACATCTTCCACGACATCTTCGGCCACGTGCCCCTGCACGCCGACGACGTCTTCGCCGAGTTCCTCCAGACCTACGGCAAGGCCGCCCTGCACTGCGAGGACCCCTACCACATCGAGCGGCTGGGCCGCCTGTTCTGGTTCACCGTCGAGTTCGGGCTCATCAAGGAAGACGGCCGCACCAAGCTTTACGGCAGCGGGCTGATCAGCAGCCTGGGCGAGAGCGAGCACGCCCTGCACAGCAAGAACGTCGACCGCCGCCCCTTCGACATGGACCGCGTCTGCGAGACCCCCTTCGAGATCGACCACTACCAGCCGATCCTCTACGTGCTGGACAGCTTCGAGCAACTCCGCGACGGGATGAACAAGTACGCCGAGCGGGTGATGAACGCGCGGAAGTCGAGTGCGGCGTAG
- a CDS encoding nuclease-related domain-containing protein, translating to MGVLACTVGFASSRLLNGGQHFWLTAGISLVAAVGLGVVSLRRFTQTIEPLQTGLHGERAVSLVLRDLERQGYSVFHDVPSLRRPNEANLDHVVIGPTGVFAIETKTIRKRGRQYTLEFCNDQISINDHPLCSDPIGQARAVADDLAYILDRFAGRKCAVQPVVAIPGWFVRADKTPWQQPVWVVNHNALVTLITSPHRPRLPNGLDRQLAGALQTHIRAAAAAEQ from the coding sequence ATGGGCGTGCTCGCATGTACCGTGGGGTTTGCATCGTCTCGACTACTTAACGGCGGACAACACTTCTGGCTGACGGCCGGGATCAGTTTGGTCGCGGCTGTCGGCCTTGGGGTTGTGTCTCTCCGACGATTCACGCAGACAATCGAACCACTGCAGACCGGGCTCCACGGTGAACGTGCAGTGTCTCTTGTGCTCAGAGACCTGGAGCGGCAGGGCTACTCCGTTTTTCACGACGTTCCATCATTAAGGCGGCCGAACGAGGCCAACTTGGATCATGTGGTCATCGGCCCAACAGGCGTCTTTGCGATTGAAACGAAGACCATTCGTAAACGGGGGCGTCAATACACCCTCGAGTTCTGCAACGACCAGATCAGCATCAACGACCATCCTCTTTGCTCCGATCCCATCGGACAAGCACGGGCCGTTGCCGACGATCTGGCCTACATTTTGGATCGCTTCGCAGGTCGCAAATGTGCAGTCCAGCCAGTAGTCGCGATACCAGGTTGGTTTGTCCGGGCTGACAAGACGCCTTGGCAGCAACCCGTTTGGGTGGTGAACCACAATGCACTGGTAACTTTGATCACCAGTCCGCACAGACCCAGACTTCCGAACGGCCTGGACCGACAACTCGCCGGTGCGCTTCAAACCCACATCAGGGCCGCTGCTGCTGCCGAGCAATAG
- a CDS encoding GC-type dockerin domain-anchored protein: protein MFKSVAIVVTLAATGVQGQDGTIIGGNLRPNELVEMSRTSGATTSRAPVGVQPQGLAYDAGRNTLYAVDAGFNSVYTIDPDTGATLFLAAVSGASNANGLAYDPGRDVIYVSDNNNNRLYTVDPTSGTSSIVGVLVGANEVEGLAFDCDTNTLYGVSALTARIVTIDPDTAEVTELPLVLPSRNWRGLAFDRAERALYLSVSVSGNFYRVDLGRLELTDLGLISPAQAVQGLAVIQDDCAPVCRADIDGDGELTIFDFLEFQNLFDAGDPAADFDGDGELTLFDFLAFQNAFAAGC, encoded by the coding sequence ATGTTCAAGAGCGTGGCGATCGTGGTGACCCTGGCGGCCACAGGCGTGCAAGGGCAGGACGGCACGATTATCGGTGGGAATCTCCGACCGAACGAACTGGTCGAGATGAGCCGGACCAGCGGCGCGACGACCTCGCGTGCGCCCGTGGGCGTGCAGCCGCAGGGGCTGGCCTACGACGCGGGACGGAACACGCTGTACGCGGTCGATGCTGGCTTCAATTCGGTGTACACGATCGACCCCGATACGGGCGCGACGTTGTTCCTGGCCGCCGTGTCGGGCGCGAGCAACGCCAACGGGCTGGCCTATGACCCCGGCCGCGACGTGATCTACGTGAGCGACAACAACAACAACCGTCTGTACACCGTCGATCCGACGAGCGGCACGTCGAGCATCGTCGGCGTGCTGGTGGGTGCCAACGAAGTGGAGGGGCTGGCCTTCGATTGCGACACCAACACGCTCTATGGCGTGAGCGCGTTGACGGCGCGCATCGTGACGATCGATCCCGACACGGCCGAGGTGACCGAGTTGCCGCTGGTGCTGCCGAGCCGCAACTGGCGCGGGCTGGCGTTCGACCGTGCCGAACGGGCGCTGTACCTGAGCGTGTCAGTCAGCGGGAACTTCTACCGCGTGGACCTGGGCCGGCTGGAGTTGACCGATCTGGGCCTGATCAGTCCGGCGCAGGCCGTGCAGGGGCTGGCGGTGATCCAGGACGACTGTGCCCCGGTGTGCCGTGCGGACATCGACGGCGATGGCGAACTGACGATCTTCGATTTCCTTGAATTCCAGAACCTGTTCGACGCGGGCGACCCGGCGGCGGATTTCGATGGGGACGGGGAGCTGACGCTGTTTGATTTCCTGGCGTTTCAGAATGCGTTTGCGGCGGGGTGTTGA
- the truA gene encoding tRNA pseudouridine(38-40) synthase TruA has product MPTYRLTIAYDGTDFCGWQKQEPPAPRPDQPPATGAAIHHVDPSLPAPPGRVALRTVQAVVEQAVRQVVREPIILTGASRTDAGVHARGQVASFTCSDGTDPARHGGGWPTERGVEPLVRALNGRLPADVLITKAQPTHERFNPIGDAERKAYSYTFHDHHQRPLFDRSFVTHTHHTLDAARMAQAARHLVGEHDFAAFTQLNHDRQSTVRTIYDLTVERTAEHRVRFTVTGSGFLYNMVRIIAGTLHEVGRGRIEAEDIPRILNSTDRRQAGPTAAPDGLCLEWIRYAGDSSRESRE; this is encoded by the coding sequence GTGCCGACCTACCGCCTCACCATCGCCTACGACGGCACCGACTTCTGCGGCTGGCAGAAGCAGGAGCCACCGGCCCCCAGGCCCGATCAGCCCCCGGCCACGGGCGCGGCCATCCACCACGTCGATCCGTCGCTGCCCGCCCCGCCCGGCCGGGTCGCCCTGCGGACCGTCCAGGCCGTGGTCGAACAGGCCGTCCGGCAGGTCGTCCGCGAACCCATCATCCTCACCGGCGCCAGCCGCACCGATGCCGGCGTCCACGCCCGCGGCCAGGTTGCCTCGTTTACCTGTTCAGACGGAACCGACCCCGCCCGCCACGGCGGCGGCTGGCCCACCGAGCGCGGCGTCGAGCCCCTGGTGCGGGCCCTCAACGGTCGCCTGCCCGCGGACGTCCTCATAACGAAAGCCCAGCCCACGCACGAACGCTTCAACCCCATCGGCGACGCCGAGCGCAAGGCCTACTCCTACACCTTCCACGACCACCATCAACGCCCGCTGTTTGACCGCAGCTTCGTCACCCACACCCACCACACGCTCGACGCCGCCCGCATGGCCCAGGCCGCCAGGCACCTGGTGGGCGAGCACGACTTCGCGGCCTTCACGCAACTCAACCACGATCGCCAGAGCACCGTGCGCACTATTTACGACCTCACCGTCGAGCGCACCGCCGAGCACCGCGTCCGCTTCACGGTCACGGGCAGTGGCTTCCTCTACAACATGGTCCGCATCATCGCCGGCACGCTGCACGAGGTCGGCCGCGGGCGAATCGAAGCCGAAGACATCCCCCGGATCCTTAACAGCACCGACCGCCGCCAGGCCGGCCCTACCGCCGCGCCCGACGGGCTGTGCCTGGAGTGGATTCGCTACGCGGGCGATTCATCGCGCGAATCCCGTGAGTAG
- the der gene encoding ribosome biogenesis GTPase Der: MPIPRIAIVGRPNVGKSSLMNMLAHSKVSIVDDLPGVTRDRVTKIIDLEHSEGKPSRAVELTDTGGYGVYVAEGGRYDEVGADLSTLTDDVEGQIEAAVANADLILFCVDVQAGLTPRDEEIARLLREQKLGRKDRAHLATLDPSLGKRAPVHVVATKVDGPKWETHAYEMSALGFGEPLMCSAKNNYMRRDLSDRLYELLPAEDETASTPPADLSIAVIGKRNAGKSTLVNALAGAERVIVSEIAGTTRDAIDVLVEKDGKRIIVIDTAGMRRKKSFQGRVEWFAYDRVQRAVDRADVVLLMVDATEPTSQVDQQLAMLCQNAFKPTIIGVNKWDLAEGQTDDKGRPVTPERYEKYVREGFKGLPFAPIALLSAKEGLNVDGVLDLAFDLKKQAHERVSTGALNRLVRGILEKRGPSNKLGTLARVFYVAQVGTAPPTIAMVVNEPKLFTPNYMRYLMNRLREQAPFDEVPFRVFVRSRKQFDKRREEQEKRDKKGMIDTSAFDRGEDLELTPEEIESLFRIPGEDDQGGQFVDDDAIEGEVFEDAEVFVFGDDEEEDTRR, translated from the coding sequence ATGCCTATACCACGGATCGCGATCGTGGGCCGGCCCAACGTGGGCAAGAGCTCGCTGATGAACATGCTGGCCCACTCCAAGGTGTCGATCGTCGACGATCTGCCGGGGGTGACGCGCGACCGCGTGACGAAGATCATCGATCTGGAGCACAGCGAGGGGAAGCCCAGCCGGGCCGTGGAGCTGACCGACACGGGCGGTTATGGGGTCTACGTGGCCGAAGGCGGCCGGTACGACGAGGTGGGGGCCGATCTTTCGACCCTGACCGACGACGTGGAGGGGCAGATCGAGGCGGCCGTCGCTAATGCCGACCTCATCCTGTTCTGCGTGGACGTGCAGGCGGGGCTGACGCCCAGAGACGAGGAGATCGCCCGCCTGCTGCGCGAGCAGAAGCTGGGGCGGAAGGACCGTGCCCACCTGGCGACGCTGGACCCGAGCCTGGGAAAGCGGGCCCCGGTGCACGTGGTGGCCACGAAGGTGGACGGGCCAAAGTGGGAGACCCACGCCTACGAGATGAGCGCCCTGGGCTTTGGCGAGCCTCTGATGTGCAGCGCCAAGAACAACTACATGCGGCGCGACCTGAGCGACCGGCTCTATGAGCTGCTGCCGGCCGAAGACGAGACGGCCAGCACGCCTCCGGCGGACCTGTCCATCGCGGTCATCGGCAAGCGCAACGCGGGCAAGAGCACGCTGGTGAACGCCCTGGCGGGGGCCGAGCGGGTGATCGTCTCGGAGATCGCCGGCACGACGCGCGATGCGATCGACGTGCTGGTCGAGAAGGACGGCAAGCGGATCATCGTGATCGACACGGCGGGCATGCGACGGAAGAAGAGCTTCCAGGGCCGCGTGGAGTGGTTCGCGTATGACCGTGTGCAGCGAGCGGTGGACCGGGCCGATGTGGTACTGCTCATGGTCGACGCGACCGAGCCGACCAGCCAGGTGGATCAGCAACTGGCCATGCTTTGCCAGAACGCATTCAAGCCAACGATCATCGGCGTGAACAAGTGGGACCTGGCCGAGGGGCAGACCGACGACAAGGGCCGGCCCGTGACGCCCGAGCGGTACGAGAAGTATGTGCGCGAGGGGTTCAAGGGGCTGCCGTTTGCGCCCATCGCGCTCTTGAGCGCCAAGGAGGGGCTGAACGTCGACGGCGTGCTCGACCTGGCGTTCGATCTGAAGAAGCAGGCCCACGAGCGTGTGTCGACGGGGGCGCTGAACCGGCTGGTGCGCGGCATCCTCGAGAAGCGGGGGCCGAGTAACAAGCTCGGGACGCTGGCGCGGGTGTTCTACGTGGCGCAGGTGGGCACGGCTCCGCCGACGATCGCGATGGTGGTCAACGAGCCAAAGCTGTTCACGCCCAACTACATGCGGTACCTGATGAACCGGCTGCGCGAGCAGGCGCCGTTCGACGAGGTTCCCTTTCGCGTGTTCGTGCGCAGCCGCAAGCAATTCGACAAGCGGCGCGAGGAGCAGGAGAAGCGCGACAAGAAGGGCATGATCGATACCAGCGCGTTCGATCGCGGCGAGGACCTGGAACTGACGCCCGAGGAAATCGAGAGCCTGTTCCGCATTCCCGGCGAAGATGACCAGGGTGGGCAGTTCGTCGACGACGATGCCATCGAGGGCGAGGTCTTCGAGGACGCGGAGGTGTTCGTGTTCGGCGATGACGAGGAAGAAGACACACGCCGATAG